The following are encoded together in the Vigna angularis cultivar LongXiaoDou No.4 chromosome 9, ASM1680809v1, whole genome shotgun sequence genome:
- the LOC108320452 gene encoding hexokinase-1 — MRKVVLCATVIGAATACVVGAVAVQRYVRKCRRWGRAMEILQELEEKCATPTWKLKRIADAMNVEMHAGLASEGGSKLKMLITYVDKLPTGNEEGLYYAVDLGGTNFRVLRVQLGGKEGGIVSQEFTEVSIPPDLMVGTSTALFDYIAAEVGKFVAQESEDFKVPPGRQREIGFTFSFPVMQTLIASGNLIKWTKGFNIEDAVGKDVVEELMKGIRKRGLDMRVNALVNDTVGTLAGGRYTHKNVIAAIILGTGTNAAYVERVQAIPKWHGPLPDSGEMVINMEWGNFRSSYLPLTEYDHALDAESLNPGEQIFEKIISGMYLGEIVRKVLCKMAEEALLFGDNVPPKLKDPFIFRTPDMSAMHHDSSADLNVVGSKLKNIFEISDSSLEVRKVVVEICNIVGTRGARLAAAGILGILKKMGKDSSMSDVKGEKNVIAMDGGLYEHYTEYSKCLENTLKELVGEDGSESLIIELSKDGSGIGAALLAASLSQ; from the exons ATGAGGAAGGTGGTGCTGTGTGCCACGGTGATCGGAGCCGCCACGGCGTGCGTCGTGGGTGCGGTGGCGGTGCAGAGGTACGTCAGGAAATGCCGACGGTGGGGAAGAGCCATGGAAATATTGCAGGAATTAGAGGAGAAGTGTGCGACGCCGACGTGGAAGCTGAAGCGCATTGCGGATGCCATGAATGTGGAGATGCACGCCGGCCTTGCTTCCGAAGGTGGTAGCAAGCTCAAGATGCTCATCACCTACGTTGATAAGCTCCCAACTGG GAATGAGGAAGGACTATATTATGCCGTGGATCTTGGAGGGACTAATTTTCGGGTGCTACGTGTGCAATTGGGAGGCAAGGAAGGAGGTATCGTTAGTCAAGAATTTACTGAGGTGTCAATTCCTCCTGATTTGATGGTTGGAACATCGACT GCACTCTTTGACTATATTGCAGCAGAAGTTGGAAAATTTGTTGCCCAAGAGAGTGAAGATTTTAAAGTTCCTCCAGGTAGACAGAGAGAGATAGGTTTTACCTTTTCCTTTCCTGTCATGCAAACGTTAATTGCTTCTGGGAACCTTATCAAGTGGACAAAAGGCTTCAACATAGAGGACGCT GTTGGTAAAGATGTGGTGGAAGAACTAATGAAAGGCATTCGGAAACGAGGTCTTGATATGCGTGTAAATGCTCTG GTCAATGATACAGTTGGAACATTAGCAGGAGGTCGATATACACACAAAAATGTCATTGCTGCTATTATTTTAGGAACTGGAACAAATGCTGCATATGTAGAGCGTGTTCAAGCAATACCAAAATGGCATGGTCCTTTGCCAGATTCTGGAGAGATG GTTATCAACATGGAGTGGGGAAACTTTAGGTCATCATACCTTCCATTAACTGAGTATGATCATGCCTTAGATGCTGAGAGTTTAAACCCTGGTGAACAG ATTTTTGAGAAGATAATTTCTGGCATGTACTTGGGAGAAATTGTTCGTAAAGTACTATGCAAAATGGCCGAAGAAGCTTTACTTTTTGGTGACAATGTTCCCCCAAAACTAAAAGATCCGTTCATATTCAG GACACCTGACATGTCTGCAATGCATCATGATTCCTCTGCTGATCTCAACGTGGTTGGAAGCAAACTAAAGAACATTTTCGAG ATATCTGATAGCTCCCTAGAAGTGAGGAAGGTGGTTGTGGAGATCTGCAATATTGTTGGTACCCGTGGTGCTCGTCTTGCTGCTGCTGGGATCTTAGGTATCTTGAAGAAGATGGGAAAAGACAGTAGTATGAGTGATGTTAAGGGTGAGAAGAATGTGATAGCCATGGATGGTGGATTGTATGAGCACTACACTGAGTATAGCAAGTGCCTAGAGAATACCCTTAAAGAATTGGTTGGTGAAGATGGCTCAGAAAGTCTCATCATTGAGCTTTCCAAAGATGGTTCAGGAATTGGTGCTGCCCTACTTGCAGCCTCACTGTCCCAGTAA